Proteins from one Geomonas agri genomic window:
- a CDS encoding GspE/PulE/PilB domain-containing protein yields MRLGEMLVQAGKITAAQLDETLKGQAIFGGRFGTNLVEMGYLDELDLAEFLSKKIGVAYAAPAELLDIPPHVIKLIPFDYVKKYKAIPIAINNRKVTLAMVDPTDLHAIDEIAFATGYIIVPVVAAELRIVTAMEKYYGIKREVRYISVEGGSRGRAKHHASHSAAPQPAAPAARVVTATPVPAASKATLEEWPAHLEEEVIDLPMLEELSLDVLDQAETAPAASAAPAAPAAPATEATEAAPAPPVPQPPPASLAPAAAPVPPAAPTAPAPSPQATEPPASQQPATPAPEPTVLAELYQEQFEEPEQDYSLESVLVGLAEADDRDWIAELITGHLGPQFKRVAFFLLRGGTATGWMARVDNKPVPEFEGLELALNEPSVLNVVHQSKSFFLGPMPPTPGNQAIMEALKGGTPFNNLLVPLLMMGRVVAVLYVGGGSAPLDEKLPEVQKLIAKAAMAFEILILKSKIMMT; encoded by the coding sequence ATGCGCTTAGGGGAAATGCTGGTCCAAGCAGGGAAGATCACTGCGGCCCAGTTGGATGAAACTCTAAAAGGACAGGCCATCTTCGGAGGACGATTCGGTACCAACCTGGTGGAAATGGGGTACCTGGACGAGTTGGACCTGGCGGAGTTCCTGAGTAAGAAAATTGGTGTCGCTTACGCCGCTCCCGCTGAACTGCTCGATATTCCCCCGCACGTCATAAAGCTCATCCCGTTCGACTACGTCAAGAAGTACAAAGCCATTCCCATTGCGATCAACAACCGCAAGGTAACCCTTGCCATGGTCGATCCCACTGACCTGCACGCCATCGACGAGATCGCCTTCGCCACGGGCTACATCATCGTGCCGGTGGTCGCGGCGGAGCTGCGCATCGTCACGGCTATGGAAAAGTACTACGGGATCAAGCGCGAGGTGCGCTACATCAGCGTCGAGGGTGGCAGCAGGGGGAGGGCCAAGCACCACGCCTCTCATTCCGCTGCCCCGCAACCCGCCGCGCCCGCGGCCCGGGTGGTGACGGCCACCCCTGTGCCGGCGGCCTCTAAGGCAACGCTCGAGGAATGGCCCGCGCACCTCGAAGAAGAGGTCATCGATCTCCCCATGCTCGAGGAACTGAGCCTTGATGTGCTGGATCAAGCCGAGACGGCACCTGCTGCATCTGCCGCTCCAGCCGCTCCAGCCGCTCCGGCAACCGAGGCAACTGAGGCAGCTCCTGCGCCCCCTGTGCCCCAGCCCCCCCCAGCTTCGCTCGCACCCGCTGCAGCGCCCGTACCTCCGGCAGCCCCCACGGCCCCTGCTCCGTCACCCCAGGCAACCGAGCCTCCGGCGAGCCAGCAGCCGGCCACTCCCGCACCCGAACCCACTGTATTGGCCGAACTGTACCAGGAACAGTTCGAGGAGCCGGAGCAGGACTATTCGCTGGAGAGCGTCCTGGTCGGGCTAGCCGAGGCGGATGACCGCGACTGGATCGCCGAATTGATCACCGGTCACCTGGGGCCCCAGTTCAAGCGGGTCGCCTTCTTCCTGCTGCGCGGTGGCACCGCCACCGGGTGGATGGCACGGGTGGACAACAAGCCGGTCCCCGAGTTCGAGGGGCTGGAACTTGCCCTGAACGAACCGTCGGTGCTGAACGTGGTGCACCAGAGCAAGAGCTTCTTCCTCGGGCCGATGCCACCGACACCTGGCAACCAGGCCATCATGGAAGCCTTGAAGGGGGGCACCCCCTTCAACAACCTGCTGGTGCCGCTGCTGATGATGGGGCGCGTGGTCGCGGTCCTCTATGTCGGCGGTGGAAGCGCCCCACTTGATGAAAAACTTCCCGAAGTACAGAAACTGATCGCCAAAGCCGCCATGGCTTTCGAAATATTGATCCTGAAGAGCAAGATTATGATGACGTGA
- a CDS encoding GreA/GreB family elongation factor, with protein sequence MHRLIIERLTHDLSVLSHAAKAAHEAAIHEENIPDNKYDTLSLEASYVAQGQANRAQELKHALQTYRHLALHSFGEADTIRLTALVTLQDEEGTSKTFFIGPQEGGLKLHVDGEEILVITAASPLGSQLIGKSVGDEVEVGDTRYEIVDLC encoded by the coding sequence TTGCACCGGCTTATCATCGAAAGACTGACGCACGACCTGTCGGTTTTGTCCCATGCCGCAAAAGCCGCCCACGAAGCAGCTATCCATGAAGAAAATATCCCCGACAACAAGTACGATACGCTCAGCCTCGAGGCGTCATACGTGGCGCAGGGGCAGGCGAACCGGGCTCAGGAGCTGAAGCATGCCCTTCAGACGTACCGGCACCTCGCGCTACATTCATTCGGAGAGGCCGACACTATTCGACTGACGGCCTTGGTGACGCTCCAGGACGAGGAGGGAACCAGTAAGACCTTCTTCATAGGCCCCCAGGAAGGTGGCCTTAAATTGCACGTCGACGGCGAGGAAATACTGGTGATCACCGCGGCCTCTCCGCTGGGTAGCCAACTCATCGGGAAATCAGTGGGAGACGAGGTGGAAGTAGGAGACACTCGCTATGAGATTGTCGACCTTTGCTAA
- a CDS encoding acyloxyacyl hydrolase — MRTILHLVLIAFALSLGAAGSASANRWGPIGVRGGFSADDKDHGAQIFEAFAGYQLPWSLRSEGGWGVSPLVALTAGALSSGEDLGFIGSLGPALEVGNPKSVELDLGVSVAVLSRERFGGRDYNGIEQFISHAGIVYHFTPAFALSYRFQHMSNAGFNGKINPGMNMHLFGVNWYPGM, encoded by the coding sequence ATGAGAACGATCCTCCATCTGGTTTTGATCGCATTCGCTCTGTCTCTGGGGGCAGCAGGCTCCGCGTCGGCCAACCGCTGGGGCCCCATCGGGGTGCGAGGAGGTTTCTCAGCCGATGACAAGGACCACGGCGCCCAGATATTCGAGGCCTTCGCCGGCTACCAACTCCCCTGGAGTCTGCGCAGCGAGGGCGGATGGGGCGTATCTCCCCTGGTTGCCCTTACGGCCGGCGCACTTTCCAGTGGAGAAGACCTCGGGTTTATCGGCTCCCTTGGTCCCGCCTTGGAGGTCGGCAATCCCAAATCTGTTGAACTAGACCTCGGCGTCAGCGTCGCCGTTTTGAGCCGCGAGAGATTCGGCGGGAGAGATTACAACGGCATCGAGCAGTTCATTTCCCACGCCGGCATTGTCTATCACTTCACCCCGGCCTTTGCTCTTTCCTACCGGTTCCAACACATGTCCAATGCAGGATTTAACGGCAAAATCAATCCCGGCATGAACATGCATCTCTTCGGGGTCAACTGGTACCCGGGAATGTGA